The Microcebus murinus isolate Inina chromosome 4, M.murinus_Inina_mat1.0, whole genome shotgun sequence genome has a segment encoding these proteins:
- the LOC105860304 gene encoding olfactory receptor 52B4-like, protein MTTVNHTGVSHTVFRLLGVPGLEDQHMWISIPFFISYVTALLGNGLLICIILTKRSLHQPMYLFLCMLAGADIVLSTCTVPQALAIFWFHAGEISLDRCITQLVFIHSTFVSESGILLVMAFDRYIAICYPLRYTTILTNALIGKIGVTIVLRSYGTIFPLIFLLKRLTFCKGNILQNTDCKHIILAKISCDDISVNIWYGFFVLMSTVVLDILLIFISYVLILRAVFRIPSQDARHKALNTCGSHVCVILLFYGPGIFTTLAQRFGHHISPHIHVLLANVCFLAPPMLNPIIYGVKTKQIWEQVVHVLFTKQK, encoded by the coding sequence ATGACCACCGTAAACCACACTGGCGTTAGCCACACAGTCTTCCGTTTGCTGGGCGTCCCTGGCCTAGAGGACCAGCACATGTGGATTTCCATCCCCTTCTTCATTTCCTATGTCACTGCCCTCCTTGGGAACGGCCTGCTCATCTGCATTATCCTCACAAAGCGCAGCCTGCACCAGCCCATGTACCTCTTCCTCTGCATGCTGGCCGGAGCAGACATTGTCCTCTCCACGTGCACAGTCCCACAGGCCTTGGCCATCTTCTGGTTCCATGCTGGGGAGATCTCCCTGGATCGCTGCATCACTCAGCTCGTCTTCATCCATTCCACCTTCGTCTCTGAGTCAGGGATCTTGTTGGTGATGGCGTTTGACCGTTACATTGCCATCTGCTACCCGCTGAGGTACACCACTATTCTTACAAATGCTCTGATTGGGAAAATTGGTGTAACCATCGTTCTCAGAAGTTATGGTACAATTTTTCCCCTAATATTTTTGCTGAAAAGACTGACATTCTGCAAAGGCAATATTCTCCAGAACACAGATTGTAAGCACATTATCTTGGCCAAAATTTCCTGTGATGACATCAGTGTAAATATCTGGTATGGTTTTTTTGTCCTAATGTCAACAGTGGTCTTAGatattcttctgatttttatttcttatgtgctGATTCTCCGTGCTGTCTTCCGCATCCCTTCCCAAGATGCTCGCCACAAAGCTCTCAACACATGTGGTTCCCATGTCTGTGTCATCCTTCTCTTTTATGGGCCTGGGATCTTTACCACTCTTGCTCAGCGATTTGGACACCACATCTCACCCCATATCCATGTCCTGCTGGCCAATGTCTGCTTTCTGGCTCCCCCTATGCTGAATCCCATCATTTATGGGGTCAAGACCAAACAGATCTGGGAGCAAGTGGTTCATGTGTTGTTTACAAAGCAGAAGTGA
- the LOC105860303 gene encoding olfactory receptor 52B4-like, with the protein MTALNHTGVSHTVFRLLGIPGLENQHVWISIPFFISYVTALLGNSLLVFIILTKRSLHEPMYLFLCMLAITDLVLSTCIVPQALALFWFQAGEISLDRCITQVFFLTSTFMSESGILLVMAFDRYIAICYPLRYTTILTNALIGKIGLFIFLRSFTTVFPATFLLKRLTFCKSNKLPNTACKDIVLAKISCDDIRVNIWYGFFVLMSTLVLDVLLIFISYVLILRAVFHMPSQEARQKALNTCGSHVCVIVLFYGPGIFSVLTQRFGRHIALYVHVLLANVYVLIPPMLNPIIYGIKTKQVRDQVVHMLFPKQK; encoded by the coding sequence ATGACTGCATTAAACCACACTGGTGTTAGCCACACAGTCTTCCGTTTGCTAGGCATCCCTGGCCTAGAGAACCAGCACGTGTGGATTTCCATCCCCTTCTTCATCTCCTATGTCACTGCCCTGCTTGGGAATAGCCTGCTCGTCTTCATTATCCTCACAAAGCGCAGCCTCCATGAGCCCATGTACCTCTTCCTCTGCATGCTGGCAATAACAGACCTTGTCCTCTCCACGTGCATAGTGCCTCAGGCCTTGGCCCTGTTCTGGTTCCAAGCCGGGGAGATCTCCTTGGATCGCTGCATCACTCAGGTCTTCTTCCTCacttccactttcatgtctgagtCAGGGATCTTGTTGGTGATGGCATTTGACCGCTACATTGCCATCTGCTACCCGCTCAGGTACACCACTATTCTTACAAATGCTCTGATTGGGAAAATTGGCCTTTTTATCTTTCTGAGAAGTTTTACTACAGTTTTTCCTGCAACATTTCTTCTGAAAAGATTGACTTTCTGCAAAAGTAATAAACTCCCAAACACTGCCTGTAAGGACATTGTCTTAGCAAAAATTTCCTGTGATGACATTCGAGTGAACATCTGGTATGGGTTTTTTGTGCTAATGTCAACCTTGGTCTTGgatgttttgctcatttttatttcttatgtgctGATTCTCCGTGCTGTCTTCCACATGCCTTCCCAAGAGGCTCGCCAAAAAGCTCTCAATACTTGTGGCTCCCATGTCTGTGTCATCGTTCTCTTTTATGGGCCTGGGATCTTCTCAGTCCTCACTCAGCGATTTGGACGCCACATTGCACTCTATGTTCACGTCCTTCTGGCCAATGTCTATGTTCTCATTCCACCTATGTTAAATCCTATTATTTATGGAATTAAGACCAAACAGGTCCGGGACCAGGTGGTTCATATGTTGTTTCCAAAGCAGAAATGA